ACTGTCAACCCGATTTTCCAGACCGTATTTAATACCTTTTTGAAGGACAAGGATAAGATTCTCAACGCCATGGAATTGCCTTACTCAAATGCCAAACTTGAGGAGACGAATAATCTCATCAAAGTCATCAAGCGTAATGCCTTTGGATTTCGGAACTTTGAAAACTTCAAAAAGCGGATTTTGATTGCCTTAAACATCAAAAAAGAGAAGACCAAGTTGGTCCTCTCTAGATGTTAGCTGACATCTACCCACTACAGTTGACAAAGAGCCGTTTTCTTTTTTTCTTTCTGAGAAAAACTGACGGAAAGCCAGAACAAAAAGAATACCAAACTGATCCTCTCTCATTGCCCACTATAACTCTCCCCAGTTGACAAAGATGAAAAAACTGTCCTCATCCAAGAACAGTTTTTCACCTAAGATTAATAGTATTCCCCTTGACGATAATCCCAAGATTGGAACGTATCAGACAAATGCATCATAATCTTGTCAATATCAAGACCCTTACGAATCACGACTGGACATGGAGAAACAGAACGTTTACCGCCTTGTTCTGGAACCAAATTGCCATCTTTATCGACCATAGATACCATCACGCCTTGCTCATATCGAGTTTCAATTGTCTTATCTGGCTGGATTGAGGCTACATAATCATCCGCTTCAATGACTAAGTCAACACTTGATTCAATGCGTTCACCAATGCCTTCTACCTTACCACGATTGCCCTTTCCAGATGGATTAGCAGATGAGGCATAGACCATTTTACCTTCTTCCCAAAGGCGGGCTGCCAACTGCTCCCCTGCTTTACCAAACTTAATGACAAAGCAACTGGTTCCACGGCTATCTGTCATCAATTCCTCACGGCCATCTCCATAGGCTTTGAGTTTTGCCATAGCCTCATCCTTCCACGGTAAGATACAACCAAGAAGAATGTCCTCATCCCAATGATTTTGGTAAAAGGCCTCAATTTCTGGATTAAGCTGTGCTAATTCCCGGAGTTCATCCATACTACCGCACAGCACAACCCCTGGTTTGTTCCGATTGCGCTCCTTAGCTTCAAATTTTCGCTCTAGGCCAGCTCTATCGCTTGTCATAATAATGTAGCCTACCTTTGTAGGACAGACAATACAGCCACCTTGCCCCTGTAAAATGTCAAATCCTTCTTGTGAAAGTTCACCTGTCCATTGAATATGTTTTGTCATGATTATTTCCTCTTTTCTTTTAGTGTTATTTATATTTTATAAAAACGAATGCTCATTCAGCCTTTATTCTACTATTTTTCATCCTCTCTCCAATACGCTGGTCGATTGCGTTCATAAGCTGCAATCAAGCCCTCGTATTGAAGGGTAATGCTAATATCATCCAAACCATTTAGGAGCTTGTACTTCCATTCGCTGTCAATATCAAAATGAAAATCGCCAATTGGTGAGATAATCACCTGTTTTTCTAGGTCAACGGTCACCTCATCATCAGGGCTAAGCTTTGCCAATTTCTCCCGCACCTCTCGTGGCTGGACAATCGGCAACATGCCATTATTTAACTCATTGTTGTAATGAATATCCCCAAAAGAACCTGCAATAACAACCTTAAAACCATAGTCAGCTAAGGCCCAAGCTGCGTGTTCACGCGACGAACCAGCTCCAAAATTGTCACCTGTCACCAAAATGGTCGCTTTGCGGTACTCCTCTTGATTAAAAATAAAATCCGGATTTTCCGTATAGGCATGATCTAGGTAGCGCCAAGCATACATCAAATACTTGCCAAAACCTTTTTTATCAATCAACTTCAAAAATTGCTT
The window above is part of the Streptococcus himalayensis genome. Proteins encoded here:
- the leuD gene encoding 3-isopropylmalate dehydratase small subunit, which codes for MEKFTTYTGTTVPLMNDNIDTDQILPKQFLKLIDKKGFGKYLMYAWRYLDHAYTENPDFIFNQEEYRKATILVTGDNFGAGSSREHAAWALADYGFKVVIAGSFGDIHYNNELNNGMLPIVQPREVREKLAKLSPDDEVTVDLEKQVIISPIGDFHFDIDSEWKYKLLNGLDDISITLQYEGLIAAYERNRPAYWREDEK
- a CDS encoding L-threonylcarbamoyladenylate synthase, translating into MTKHIQWTGELSQEGFDILQGQGGCIVCPTKVGYIIMTSDRAGLERKFEAKERNRNKPGVVLCGSMDELRELAQLNPEIEAFYQNHWDEDILLGCILPWKDEAMAKLKAYGDGREELMTDSRGTSCFVIKFGKAGEQLAARLWEEGKMVYASSANPSGKGNRGKVEGIGERIESSVDLVIEADDYVASIQPDKTIETRYEQGVMVSMVDKDGNLVPEQGGKRSVSPCPVVIRKGLDIDKIMMHLSDTFQSWDYRQGEYY